DNA sequence from the Moorena sp. SIOASIH genome:
GTTCTAGATGCCGTCCAACAAGGAACCGTTGAGTGTGGTCATACTGCTAGTTACTACTACGTTGGCAAAAATCCTGCCCTAGCATTCGGCACTAGTGTACCCTTTGGTCTAACCGCTCCACAACAAAATGCTTGGTTGTATCACGGTGGTGGCTTGGAATTGCTCCAGGAACTCTATGCTGACTTTGGCGTGATTAATTTTCCAGCGGGTAACACCAGTGCTCAGATGGGAGGTTGGTTCAAGAAACAAATTAATTCTGTAGCTGACCTGAAGGGATTAAAAATGCGTATCCCTGGATTGGGAGGTAAAGTGATGGAGCGCTTGGGGGTGAATGTCCAAGTATTACCTGGGGGTGAAATTTTCCTTGCCCTAGACCGGGGAGCCATTGATGCCGCTGAATGGGTTGGTCCCTATGATGATGAGAAGCTGGGCTTGTACAAAGCAGCTAAGTTCTATTATTATCCAGGCTGGTGGGAACCCGGACCAACCCTAGAGGTGCAGGTTAATAAAAAAGCTTGGGATAAGTTGCCCAAGGACTATCAGGAAATTTTTAAAGATGCCGCCAGGTACGCCAATATCAACATGGGGGCTAAGTATGATGCTTTGAATGGAGCGGCATTGGAACGCTTGATTAAAGCAGGTACTAAGCTGACTCCTTACTCTCAAGACATTTTGCAGGCGGCTGAGAAAGCATCATTCGATTTATTTGAGGAAGATGCTAGCAAAGATGCCAAGTTTAAGAAAGTTTATGAACAGTGGAAAGGGTTTCGCAACCAAGTTTACAAGTGGAATGGCACAAATGAATTGAGTTTTGCTAATTTCGCCTTTTCTCGGAACTAGAGCACTATCGCCATCGTAAATTATCTTTTAACTGCTAACTTGGCTTTGATTGGGAACCAGCCAGTTAACCTGAACAATACTGTCGATGGCCAAAAGGCCACGCTACGCGAACAGGGAATTTTTACCAGATTTTTTAAATGAGGGGTGACACCCATCATTGATTATGCTAGATTGGGATCAGTAGATAGATGCAACCTGATGATCCAGAGAGTCTTGAAGACGGCTCTCTTATTTTTTTGGGAAAAATTCAAACGTGAACATATAGCAGTCGAAGGAAAGCTTAAGACATATTTCTACTCCCTGCTCCCTACTCCCTGCTCCCTTTCAATCCAAATACTCTGTCCTAAACTATACTTCGGTTGCTATACCTAGGGTCAGCTGCTTGGAAAATTTTTAAATGAGGGGTGACACCCCTCGATAAATCGGTTATATTGAGATCAGTAGATAGATGCACCCTGATGACCTAGAGAGTCCCGAAGACGGCTCTCTTATTTTTTTTGGAAAAGCGATTGGTTGGTGCTTTGCCACCAAATAAAAAAGCGCTCCCTTTTTGGAGAGCGCTGTTAGGGGGTACCTTTGTACTCCCCTAGGGGTGATGAGATGAAAATCTGATTAGCCGTTGATAACTGGAGCAGTCAAAGCTACGGGAGTAGCTTCAGCAGCAGCTAGGTCTAGAGGGAAGTTGTGAGCGTTACGCTCGTGCATTACCTCGAAACCTAGGTTGGCACGGTTGAGTACATCAGCCCAGGTGTTGATCACGTGACCTTGTGAGTCAATGATGCTCTGGTTGAAGTTGAAGCCATTCAGGTTAAATGCCATGGTGCTGATGCCCAGTGCAGTAAACCAGATGCCGATTACAGGCCATGCACCCAAGAAGAAGTGCAAGGAACGGCTGTTGTTGAAGGAAGCGTATTGGAAGATTAAACGACCGAAGTAGCCGTGAGCTGCAACGATGTTGTAAGTTTCTTCCTCTTGACCGAACTTGTAACCATAGTTCTGAGACTCAGTTTCAGTAGTCTCACGTACTAAGGAGGAGGTTAC
Encoded proteins:
- a CDS encoding TRAP transporter substrate-binding protein → MKRRKFFSNAAIGAASTAALAACNQTSTGPVAQSGSQPMVRWKMVTSWPKSLDTIYGGADTVCKRVSAMTNGRFQITPFAAGEIVPGLEVLDAVQQGTVECGHTASYYYVGKNPALAFGTSVPFGLTAPQQNAWLYHGGGLELLQELYADFGVINFPAGNTSAQMGGWFKKQINSVADLKGLKMRIPGLGGKVMERLGVNVQVLPGGEIFLALDRGAIDAAEWVGPYDDEKLGLYKAAKFYYYPGWWEPGPTLEVQVNKKAWDKLPKDYQEIFKDAARYANINMGAKYDALNGAALERLIKAGTKLTPYSQDILQAAEKASFDLFEEDASKDAKFKKVYEQWKGFRNQVYKWNGTNELSFANFAFSRN